A genomic stretch from Pseudomonas sp. MUP55 includes:
- a CDS encoding IS3 family transposase, whose protein sequence is MRESSSYPTSLLCSALGVSRSAFYDWIKRRSAPNAERDALRAKVVQLHVESRESAGARMISQRLKAQQIKAGRYLVAKLMAEANLASKQRRRHQYRSRGVEAFVAKNLLERNFEPTAINQVWCGDVTSLMVGKRWYHLAAVIDLFARRIVGWAFSLINDANLVSRALRMAVEVRGKHAGLMFHSDQGCQYTSQLFQSELLEHGITQSMSRRGQCWDNAPTERFFGTLKSEWVPTKGYTTVEEAKQDMTRFFMRYNRIRLHSYNNYLSPIAMEQEAA, encoded by the coding sequence CTGAGGGAGTCGAGTTCATATCCGACCAGCCTGCTTTGCAGTGCGCTAGGCGTTTCTCGCAGCGCGTTTTATGACTGGATTAAGCGTCGCTCAGCACCGAATGCCGAGCGTGACGCGCTTAGAGCAAAAGTCGTGCAATTGCATGTCGAAAGCCGGGAAAGTGCAGGCGCACGGATGATCTCTCAGCGCCTGAAGGCCCAACAGATCAAGGCGGGAAGGTATTTAGTTGCAAAGCTCATGGCGGAGGCAAATCTGGCCAGCAAACAGCGTCGCCGCCATCAGTATCGCTCTAGAGGCGTCGAAGCATTTGTGGCCAAGAACCTGCTCGAGCGTAACTTCGAGCCAACCGCAATTAATCAGGTCTGGTGCGGCGACGTTACCAGCCTGATGGTTGGGAAACGCTGGTATCACTTGGCAGCGGTGATTGATCTGTTCGCCCGCCGAATCGTTGGCTGGGCGTTTTCTCTGATCAATGACGCCAACCTGGTTAGCAGGGCGCTGAGAATGGCGGTGGAGGTTCGAGGCAAACATGCAGGCTTGATGTTTCATTCAGATCAAGGCTGCCAATACACCAGCCAGCTCTTTCAGTCCGAGCTGCTGGAGCATGGAATAACGCAAAGCATGAGCCGCAGGGGGCAGTGCTGGGACAACGCGCCAACAGAGCGTTTCTTCGGGACGCTCAAATCAGAGTGGGTGCCCACCAAAGGCTATACGACAGTTGAAGAAGCCAAGCAGGATATGACCCGCTTTTTCATGCGATACAACCGAATCAGGCTCCACAGCTACAACAATTACCTGTCGCCAATAGCCATGGAGCAGGAGGCGGCTTGA
- a CDS encoding D-isomer specific 2-hydroxyacid dehydrogenase family protein has translation MSQLIIASQLDEDYNDVIRARLATRHPHAQVIGVPTGVPSDLPPQANILLLRPINVRGYTAPDTPPPGWPYGAQWVHLVSSGIDFYPRWLFNGPPVTTSRGSAADNLAEFALAAIFAAAKHLPDIWVQDSQWQFTALRPLKGTTLGILGFGAIGQSLAQKALALGINVVALRQSQAPFGVGVEAAKDIHDLFARADHLVVAAPLTEATRHIINRDVLGSAKPGLHLINIARGGLLDQEALLEALDNGQIGLASLDVTEPEPLPDGHPLYSHPRVRLSPHTSAISTNSKDEIADTFLANLERYVSGIELANPANA, from the coding sequence ATGAGTCAGCTGATCATTGCCAGCCAGTTGGACGAAGACTACAACGACGTGATCCGCGCACGCCTCGCCACGCGGCACCCTCACGCCCAGGTGATCGGGGTTCCGACCGGTGTACCGAGCGACCTGCCGCCCCAGGCGAACATCCTGCTGCTGCGCCCCATCAACGTGCGCGGCTACACCGCACCGGACACGCCGCCACCCGGCTGGCCCTACGGTGCGCAATGGGTGCACCTGGTGTCATCGGGCATCGACTTCTACCCGCGCTGGCTGTTCAACGGCCCGCCCGTCACCACGTCTCGGGGCAGCGCGGCTGACAACCTCGCCGAGTTCGCCCTGGCGGCGATCTTTGCTGCGGCCAAGCATTTGCCGGACATCTGGGTGCAGGATTCGCAGTGGCAGTTCACCGCGTTGCGCCCGCTCAAGGGAACGACCCTGGGCATTCTGGGCTTTGGTGCGATTGGTCAAAGCCTGGCGCAAAAAGCCCTGGCTCTGGGCATCAATGTCGTCGCACTGCGTCAGAGCCAGGCACCGTTTGGGGTGGGTGTAGAAGCCGCCAAGGACATCCACGACCTGTTCGCCCGTGCCGACCACCTGGTGGTGGCGGCACCGCTGACCGAAGCCACGCGGCACATCATCAACCGTGACGTGCTGGGCAGCGCCAAGCCGGGGCTGCACCTGATCAACATCGCGCGCGGTGGGTTGCTGGATCAGGAGGCATTGCTGGAGGCACTGGACAATGGCCAGATCGGCCTGGCGTCACTGGACGTGACCGAGCCGGAGCCGCTGCCGGACGGGCATCCGTTGTACAGTCATCCGCGGGTGCGGTTGTCACCGCATACCTCGGCGATTTCGACCAACAGCAAGGACGAGATTGCCGATACGTTCCTGGCCAATCTGGAGCGCTATGTTTCGGGTATCGAACTGGCGAATCCCGCTAACGCCTGA
- a CDS encoding acyl-CoA dehydrogenase family protein — protein sequence MTQSSLRAVEVVDFDAVLERLSAELASTAHLYDESGAFPHDNFKLLQAHGLIALTVPRALGGGGASLAQARKAISAIAKGEPSTALILVMQYLQHTRLQDSKTWPQHLRVQVAEDAVRHGALINALRVEPDLGTPARGGLPATTAVRTAEGWRISGRKIYSTGSHGLSWFSVWARSDDADPLVGAWLVPRHSPGVSIIDTWDHLGMRATCSHEVVLDNVLVPLDHAVSVSPWSAPQPELDGEGFLWMSVLLSSVYDAVAQAARDWLVNWLEERQPSNLGAALSTLPRFQETVGHIDTLLFANRSLLDAAAAGHTPAANAAQLKYLVTGNAIRAVELAIEASGNPGLSRHSPLQRHYRDVLCSRVHTPQNDAVLQGVGKAVFAQRQKERT from the coding sequence ATGACTCAATCGTCCCTACGCGCTGTGGAAGTCGTTGATTTCGACGCCGTGCTCGAACGCCTCAGCGCCGAGCTGGCCAGTACCGCTCACCTGTACGATGAAAGCGGCGCCTTTCCCCACGATAATTTCAAGCTATTGCAAGCCCACGGTCTGATCGCCCTCACCGTGCCCAGGGCCTTAGGCGGCGGCGGTGCCAGCCTGGCCCAGGCGCGCAAAGCCATCAGCGCAATTGCCAAGGGCGAGCCGTCCACCGCGCTGATCCTGGTGATGCAGTACCTGCAACACACCCGCTTGCAAGACAGCAAAACATGGCCTCAGCATCTGCGCGTGCAAGTGGCCGAAGACGCGGTGCGCCATGGCGCGCTGATCAATGCCCTGCGCGTCGAGCCGGACCTGGGCACCCCGGCCCGGGGTGGCTTGCCGGCGACAACCGCCGTACGCACCGCCGAAGGCTGGCGCATCAGCGGGCGCAAGATCTACTCCACCGGCAGCCACGGCCTGAGCTGGTTCAGCGTATGGGCGCGCAGTGACGACGCTGACCCGCTGGTGGGCGCCTGGCTGGTGCCCAGGCACAGCCCCGGCGTGAGCATCATCGACACCTGGGATCACCTGGGCATGCGCGCCACCTGCAGCCATGAAGTGGTGCTCGACAACGTGCTGGTGCCGCTGGACCACGCCGTCAGCGTCAGCCCCTGGAGCGCACCGCAGCCGGAGTTGGATGGCGAGGGCTTTTTGTGGATGTCGGTGCTGCTGTCCTCGGTGTACGACGCCGTGGCCCAGGCTGCGCGGGACTGGCTGGTGAACTGGCTGGAGGAGCGCCAGCCATCGAATCTCGGCGCGGCGCTGTCGACCTTGCCGCGTTTTCAGGAGACCGTCGGCCATATCGACACCCTGTTGTTTGCCAACCGCAGCCTGCTCGATGCCGCCGCCGCAGGTCACACGCCGGCGGCCAACGCGGCGCAATTGAAGTACCTGGTGACCGGCAACGCCATTCGCGCGGTGGAGCTGGCCATCGAAGCCTCGGGCAACCCTGGCCTGTCACGGCACAGCCCATTGCAACGGCACTACCGCGATGTGCTGTGCAGTCGCGTGCACACCCCACAGAATGACGCCGTGCTGCAGGGCGTCGGTAAAGCAGTGTTCGCCCAACGCCAGAAGGAACGCACATGA
- a CDS encoding LLM class flavin-dependent oxidoreductase yields MSKPRQLKLGAMVHGVGHGWGEWRHPQAQPDASTNFSFYKQQTELAEAARFDFVFIADSLHIHAKSSPHYLNRFEPLTILSALAALTTHIGLVATVTVSYTEPYQVARQFASLDHISGGRAGWNVVTSWLSGTADNFGKAEHPPHAVRYRIAKEHLNVVKGLWDSWEDDAFAYNKHSGEFFTPHKLHALNHKGEFFSVKGPLNIARSRQGQPVIFQAGTSEDGRNFAAQHADAIFVHVETIEEGIAYTADLKRRAKGFGRDPGNLSILPGIRPIVGRDAAEVESRYQQAVELVTVEDAIVALGRPFNDHDFSQYPLDAPFPELGDLGANSQKGGSERIKQLARDEGLTLREVALRFSRPKRDFVGTPEQVADAIQRWFEAGASDGFIINSMLPDGLQYFTELVVPVLQQRGLFRTEYSGQTLRDNLGLEVPANRYSVAEVPEKALA; encoded by the coding sequence ATGAGCAAGCCACGTCAATTGAAACTCGGTGCCATGGTTCACGGTGTCGGCCACGGCTGGGGCGAATGGCGCCATCCGCAGGCGCAACCCGACGCCAGCACCAACTTCAGCTTCTACAAGCAGCAGACCGAACTGGCCGAAGCCGCGCGGTTCGACTTCGTGTTCATTGCCGACAGCCTGCATATCCACGCCAAGTCCAGCCCGCATTACCTCAACCGTTTCGAACCGCTGACGATCCTTTCGGCGCTGGCCGCGCTGACCACGCACATCGGCCTGGTCGCCACGGTAACCGTCAGCTACACCGAGCCTTACCAAGTGGCGCGCCAGTTCGCCTCGCTGGACCATATCAGCGGTGGTCGCGCCGGCTGGAACGTGGTTACCTCGTGGCTGAGCGGCACCGCCGATAACTTCGGCAAAGCCGAACACCCGCCTCACGCCGTGCGTTACCGCATCGCCAAGGAACACCTGAATGTGGTCAAGGGCCTGTGGGACTCCTGGGAAGACGACGCCTTCGCCTACAACAAGCACAGCGGCGAGTTCTTCACCCCGCACAAGCTGCATGCGCTCAACCACAAGGGCGAGTTCTTCTCGGTCAAGGGCCCGCTGAATATCGCGCGTTCGCGCCAGGGCCAGCCGGTGATCTTCCAGGCCGGCACCTCGGAAGACGGGCGCAACTTTGCCGCGCAACATGCCGACGCCATCTTTGTGCACGTGGAAACAATCGAGGAAGGCATAGCCTATACGGCCGACTTGAAACGCCGTGCCAAGGGCTTTGGGCGTGACCCCGGCAACCTGTCGATCCTGCCGGGTATCCGGCCGATTGTCGGGCGCGACGCCGCCGAGGTGGAAAGCCGTTACCAGCAGGCGGTGGAGCTGGTCACCGTGGAAGATGCGATTGTCGCCCTCGGCCGTCCGTTCAATGACCATGATTTCAGCCAGTACCCGCTTGATGCGCCCTTCCCCGAACTGGGCGACCTGGGCGCCAACAGCCAGAAAGGCGGCTCCGAGCGCATCAAGCAATTGGCCCGGGACGAAGGCCTGACCCTGCGCGAAGTGGCGCTACGGTTCTCGCGGCCCAAGCGCGACTTCGTCGGCACGCCGGAGCAAGTCGCCGATGCCATCCAGCGCTGGTTCGAAGCAGGCGCCAGCGATGGTTTCATCATCAACTCGATGCTGCCCGATGGCTTGCAGTACTTCACCGAGCTGGTGGTGCCGGTGCTGCAGCAGCGTGGTTTGTTCCGTACCGAATACAGCGGGCAGACGTTGCGCGACAACCTCGGCCTGGAGGTGCCGGCCAACCGCTACAGCGTGGCTGAAGTCCCCGAGAAAGCCCTGGCCTGA
- a CDS encoding ABC transporter substrate-binding protein, producing the protein MLFTIPFKRLLLGGALALGLLGNAHAADLQPLRVANQKSTIKALLEASGETQNVPYEIKWSEFPSASPLGEALNAGAVDVGALGDAPYVFALGAGASLKVISIIHAEGRNTTALLVPQNSPIKTAADLKGKKIVTGRGSIGHYLAIKALASAGLTSQDVHFIFLLPAESRLVLDNGTADAWATWDPYTTVVTSQSNARVLVSGKDLLSNHLYFAATSQAIADKRVQLDDFVARVDRAYAWANAHPEAYAAAQAKITGLPLAVHIEVAKDTRLSPVLIDDTVISGLQATADTYQKGGLLSRHIDVSQGFDARFNAQRAPNSQASR; encoded by the coding sequence ATGCTGTTTACTATCCCATTCAAGCGCCTTTTGCTGGGCGGCGCCCTCGCCCTCGGCCTGCTCGGCAACGCCCACGCCGCTGACCTGCAACCGCTGCGGGTGGCCAACCAGAAGTCGACGATCAAAGCGCTGCTGGAAGCCTCCGGCGAAACCCAAAACGTGCCATACGAGATCAAATGGTCGGAATTCCCCTCGGCCTCGCCCCTGGGCGAAGCCCTGAATGCCGGCGCGGTGGATGTCGGCGCGCTGGGCGATGCGCCCTATGTGTTCGCGCTCGGCGCCGGTGCGTCGCTCAAAGTGATCAGCATCATCCACGCCGAAGGGCGTAACACCACCGCGCTGCTGGTGCCTCAGAATTCGCCGATCAAGACCGCAGCCGACCTCAAGGGCAAGAAAATCGTCACCGGGCGTGGCTCCATCGGGCATTACCTGGCGATCAAAGCCCTGGCCAGCGCAGGCCTGACCTCGCAGGACGTGCATTTCATCTTCCTGCTGCCCGCCGAATCCCGGCTGGTACTGGACAATGGCACCGCCGATGCCTGGGCGACCTGGGACCCGTACACCACCGTGGTCACCTCCCAAAGCAACGCCCGTGTACTGGTCAGCGGCAAAGACCTGCTGAGCAATCACCTGTACTTCGCCGCCACCAGCCAGGCCATCGCCGACAAGCGCGTGCAACTGGACGACTTTGTCGCCCGCGTGGACCGCGCCTACGCCTGGGCCAACGCGCATCCCGAGGCATACGCCGCCGCCCAGGCCAAAATCACCGGCCTGCCGTTGGCCGTGCACATCGAAGTGGCCAAGGACACTCGCCTGTCCCCGGTGCTGATTGACGACACGGTGATCAGCGGCCTGCAGGCCACCGCCGACACTTACCAAAAGGGAGGCCTGTTGAGCCGGCACATCGACGTGTCGCAAGGCTTCGACGCGCGCTTCAACGCCCAGCGTGCCCCCAATTCCCAAGCATCGCGCTAA
- a CDS encoding rhodanese homology domain-containing protein, which produces MSTVSTRSFAQIRQALLDHEEVALVDVREEAPFAEAHPLFAANIALSKLELEVYSRIPRRDTQVTLYDNGEGLAERAAERLLALGYTQVSLLEGGLEGWRQAGGELFIDVNVPSKAFGELVESQRHTPSLAAEEVQALLDNKADVVVLDARRFDEYQTMSIPTGISVPGAELVLRARELAPDPATRIIVNCAGRTRSIIGTQSLINAGVANPVSALRNGTIGWTLAGQTLAHGQTRRFAPTSEEHRLTAAQAARGVADKARVGRASLADLQRWQRDAARTTYLFDVRTPEEFEAGHLPGARSTPGGQLVQETDHVASVRGARLVLVDDDGVRANMSASWLAQLGWEVYVLDELQAAHFSEQGAWVAPVPPPPQAELISPHTLADWLEHGDTVVLDFTASANYVKRHIPGAWWVLRAQLPEALAKVPRAQRYVLTCGSSQLARLAVAEVEALTGSQVFLLQGGTAAWIAAQLPLEEGETHLASPRIDRYRRPYEGTDNPREAMQAYLDWEYGLVAQLARDATHGFYVI; this is translated from the coding sequence ATGAGCACCGTATCGACCCGCAGCTTCGCCCAGATTCGTCAGGCCCTGTTGGACCACGAAGAGGTCGCCCTGGTAGACGTGCGCGAGGAAGCGCCGTTTGCCGAAGCCCACCCGCTGTTTGCCGCGAACATTGCCCTGTCCAAGCTGGAACTGGAGGTGTATTCACGCATTCCGCGCCGCGACACCCAGGTCACGCTGTACGACAACGGTGAAGGGCTGGCCGAGCGCGCCGCCGAGCGCCTGCTTGCGCTGGGCTATACCCAAGTCAGCCTACTGGAAGGCGGGCTTGAGGGCTGGCGCCAGGCCGGTGGCGAGCTGTTTATCGACGTCAACGTGCCGAGCAAGGCCTTTGGCGAACTGGTGGAAAGCCAGCGCCACACGCCGTCCCTGGCCGCCGAAGAGGTCCAGGCGCTGCTCGACAACAAGGCCGACGTGGTGGTGCTCGACGCCCGGCGTTTCGATGAGTACCAGACCATGAGCATCCCCACCGGCATCAGCGTGCCGGGCGCCGAACTGGTGCTGCGCGCCCGTGAACTGGCCCCGGACCCGGCCACGCGCATTATCGTCAACTGCGCCGGGCGCACCCGCAGCATTATCGGCACCCAGTCGCTGATCAATGCCGGCGTGGCCAACCCGGTGTCGGCACTGCGCAACGGCACCATCGGCTGGACCCTGGCCGGGCAAACGCTCGCCCATGGCCAGACGCGCCGCTTTGCGCCGACCAGCGAGGAACATCGCCTAACCGCCGCCCAGGCCGCACGCGGCGTGGCCGACAAGGCCCGCGTCGGCCGTGCCAGCCTGGCCGATCTGCAACGCTGGCAGCGGGACGCGGCCCGCACCACCTACCTGTTCGACGTGCGCACCCCGGAAGAATTCGAGGCCGGCCACCTGCCTGGCGCCCGCTCCACACCGGGCGGGCAGCTGGTGCAGGAAACCGACCACGTCGCCAGCGTGCGCGGTGCGCGCCTGGTGCTGGTGGACGATGACGGCGTGCGCGCAAACATGTCGGCGTCCTGGCTTGCCCAACTGGGTTGGGAAGTCTATGTGCTCGACGAGTTGCAAGCCGCGCACTTCAGTGAACAGGGTGCCTGGGTCGCGCCGGTGCCCCCGCCGCCCCAGGCCGAACTGATCAGCCCGCACACCCTGGCCGACTGGCTCGAGCATGGCGACACGGTGGTGCTGGACTTCACCGCCAGCGCCAATTACGTGAAACGCCATATCCCCGGTGCCTGGTGGGTGTTGCGCGCGCAACTGCCCGAGGCGCTGGCCAAGGTGCCCCGCGCGCAGCGCTACGTATTGACCTGCGGCAGCAGCCAACTGGCGCGCCTGGCGGTGGCCGAAGTCGAAGCCCTGACCGGCAGCCAAGTGTTCCTGCTGCAAGGTGGCACCGCCGCTTGGATCGCCGCGCAACTGCCGCTGGAAGAAGGCGAAACGCACCTGGCCTCACCGCGCATCGACCGCTACCGCCGCCCCTATGAAGGCACCGATAACCCACGGGAAGCCATGCAGGCCTACTTGGACTGGGAATACGGCCTGGTCGCGCAACTGGCGCGCGACGCCACCCACGGTTTCTACGTGATCTGA
- a CDS encoding cysteine dioxygenase, which yields MSQATHPERLRAFIGALAELIDGNPREGDLLHRGGKLLAQLVSHDDWLPDDFAQPDPERYQQFLLHADSRQRFSIVSFVWGPGQRTPIHDHRVWGLIGMLRGAEFSQGFARTPDGALVAEGKPVQLLPGQVEAVSPKIGDIHQVSNAHADQVSISIHVYGANIGAVRRAVYQPDGSEKLFISGYSNAYLPNIWDLSKEKSPAL from the coding sequence ATGAGCCAGGCCACACACCCCGAGAGACTGCGCGCCTTCATCGGCGCCTTGGCTGAGCTGATCGACGGCAACCCGCGCGAGGGCGACCTGCTGCACCGTGGCGGCAAGCTGCTGGCGCAACTGGTCAGCCATGATGACTGGCTCCCCGACGACTTCGCCCAACCTGACCCCGAGCGTTACCAGCAATTTCTGCTGCATGCCGATTCGCGCCAGCGCTTCAGCATCGTCAGCTTTGTGTGGGGGCCGGGGCAACGCACGCCGATTCATGACCACCGGGTGTGGGGCCTGATCGGCATGTTGCGCGGTGCAGAATTTTCCCAGGGGTTTGCCCGCACGCCCGATGGCGCGCTGGTTGCCGAGGGCAAGCCGGTGCAACTGCTGCCGGGCCAGGTCGAAGCCGTGTCGCCGAAGATCGGTGATATCCATCAGGTGAGCAATGCCCACGCCGATCAGGTGTCCATCAGCATTCATGTGTACGGCGCCAACATCGGTGCGGTGCGCCGAGCGGTGTATCAGCCCGACGGCAGCGAGAAACTGTTTATCTCCGGTTATTCCAACGCCTACCTCCCCAATATCTGGGACCTGTCCAAAGAAAAGAGCCCTGCCCTATGA
- a CDS encoding LysR family transcriptional regulator yields MKIDDIDAFVEVIRCQSISHAAESLQLTQPAITRRVQNFEQALGVELFDRNTKPLKPTLIGTRVYEQCRLILREMDALRELVATDAPPTGVLRLGVPQTIGDVVLLDALKQLRTDYADLRAQVATGWGSQLVGKIERGELDAAVALFPAGKIFPDNIVGESIGKMELVVVCAKAQLPKKPCKLADVYQGGWILNPDGCGFRAGLQRTLSDQGLALRVNLETFGTELQLGLVADGLGLGLVPRPLLERSAHREQLAVMPLKDFKPVMDLWLIYPHFLGNLQGPVDAFGRWVANSLHKIRNAA; encoded by the coding sequence ATGAAAATTGACGATATCGATGCCTTTGTCGAAGTGATTCGTTGCCAGTCCATCAGCCATGCCGCCGAGTCGTTGCAACTGACCCAGCCGGCCATCACCCGCCGCGTGCAGAACTTCGAGCAGGCGCTGGGGGTGGAGCTGTTCGACCGCAACACCAAACCCCTCAAGCCGACCCTGATCGGCACCCGGGTGTATGAGCAATGCCGGCTGATCCTGCGCGAGATGGACGCGCTGCGCGAACTGGTCGCCACCGATGCACCGCCCACGGGCGTGCTGCGCCTGGGCGTGCCGCAGACCATCGGCGATGTGGTGCTGCTGGATGCGCTCAAGCAGCTGCGCACCGACTACGCCGACCTGCGCGCCCAGGTCGCCACCGGCTGGGGCAGCCAACTGGTGGGCAAGATCGAGCGCGGCGAGCTGGATGCGGCGGTGGCGTTGTTCCCGGCGGGCAAGATTTTTCCGGACAACATCGTCGGTGAGTCCATCGGCAAGATGGAGCTGGTGGTGGTGTGCGCCAAGGCGCAACTGCCGAAAAAGCCGTGCAAGCTGGCCGACGTTTACCAGGGCGGCTGGATCCTCAACCCGGACGGGTGCGGCTTCCGGGCCGGTTTGCAGCGCACTTTGTCCGACCAGGGCCTGGCTTTGCGGGTCAACCTGGAAACCTTCGGCACCGAGTTGCAATTGGGGCTGGTGGCCGATGGGCTGGGCCTTGGCCTGGTGCCGCGCCCACTGCTCGAGCGCAGTGCCCATCGAGAGCAACTGGCGGTAATGCCGCTGAAGGACTTCAAGCCGGTGATGGATCTGTGGCTGATCTATCCGCATTTTCTTGGCAACCTGCAAGGGCCGGTGGATGCGTTTGGCCGGTGGGTGGCGAACTCCCTGCACAAGATCCGCAACGCTGCCTGA
- a CDS encoding class II aldolase/adducin family protein, which translates to MSSVTSLPSVSSTVRQRVTPEEWEVRVKLAAAYRLAALYKWTDHIYTHFSARVPGPEEHFLINAFGLLFDEISASNLVKVDLDGTLVDDPTGLGINYAGYVIHSAIHGARHDLQAVLHTHTRDGIAVSAQKDGLLPISQHSIAFSGRVAYHGYEGVALDLDERERLVADLGDKSVMILRNHGLLTAGISVEHAFQQLQGLERACNIQIAAQAAGNAELVFPPAEVVARVEEQAKVFSSGDGPGVARHWNALIRQLERTDTDYKN; encoded by the coding sequence ATGAGCAGCGTCACCTCGCTACCGAGCGTTTCCAGTACCGTCCGCCAACGCGTCACGCCAGAGGAGTGGGAGGTACGCGTCAAACTGGCCGCCGCCTACCGGCTGGCGGCGTTGTACAAGTGGACCGACCATATCTACACGCATTTCTCGGCTCGCGTGCCGGGCCCGGAGGAACACTTCCTGATCAACGCGTTCGGCCTGTTGTTCGATGAAATCAGCGCCTCCAACCTGGTCAAGGTCGACCTCGATGGCACCCTTGTCGACGACCCCACTGGCCTTGGCATCAACTACGCCGGCTACGTGATTCACAGCGCCATCCACGGCGCACGCCACGACCTGCAAGCGGTGCTGCACACCCACACTCGCGACGGTATTGCGGTGTCGGCGCAGAAGGATGGGTTACTGCCCATTTCCCAACATTCCATCGCGTTCTCCGGTCGCGTGGCGTACCACGGCTACGAGGGCGTGGCCCTGGACCTGGACGAACGCGAACGGCTGGTGGCGGACCTGGGCGACAAGAGCGTGATGATCTTGCGCAACCACGGGCTGCTGACCGCGGGCATCAGCGTGGAGCACGCATTTCAGCAGCTGCAGGGTTTGGAGCGGGCGTGCAATATCCAGATTGCGGCGCAGGCGGCGGGGAATGCGGAGTTGGTGTTTCCACCGGCTGAAGTGGTGGCCAGGGTTGAGGAGCAGGCCAAGGTATTCAGCAGCGGCGACGGGCCTGGGGTGGCGCGGCATTGGAATGCGTTGATTCGGCAGCTGGAGCGTACCGATACCGACTACAAGAACTGA